tcaGAGTATCCTGTGGTGTTGGACACGCCACCAAAGTGAAGTGTTGAAGTAACATAGGAAGTGCGTGATTTTTTTCTTACATGTCATTGGTGCAGGTGAGAACTTAAGAAAGCTTGAGGAAAAAGGAGTAGTCATACGTTTTGTAATTGGTCGGAGGTCTTTTCTTCTTCCCACTTCCTTTTTTTTTATACTTGTACTTCCATTACAATAGTCTACTTGATGTGAATCATTGTCACGCATGATTAACCCCTGCAGCTCGTGAAATAATCATCTACTTTATTATTGATTTGGCTAATACAGTCCGAATCGAGGTGATAGCTTGGATCGGAATATTGATGACGAGAACCAGAAAACTGAAGATTTTTTGATACTGGTGAGTGCCATTGCTTTGAAAGACCTTGATCCATTTTACTGAATATCCAgtatatgtgatttatttcaagGTGTTTGCTTCATCGATTTTTTTGTAATTGTACTTGATTATTTCTTTACTGTACGTCATTATATTGGTATTTCATAGCCTTTCCTCATTAACAAGAGTCATCGTGGAGAGTAACTCACTTCAGGTTACAAATGATTTAGAATGTTCCAAGGGTATGAATTATGAAAAACTCCCTGGGCCTTATCTTTGGAGGATGATATTATTTGTTGCCATAGTAGGTTTTTCAAGTATTGCTCTTGGTCAAATGTGAGTCAAGGCGGTAACCAAGTTCCCCACAACTTGGCAACGTCAATAATATGTATTTGATGGTAGAACCTGCATGGAGGAGGGTCTCGGACTCTCGGGGAAATAGTTCTATATGTGTATTGATGGATGTTAGCAAACTCCCATTGCAGTATAATTCTTCTTTCCATTTAAAAGATCGTGTCTGTATTGGATACCTGGACATCAACTTTTATTGAGGTTGTGGTAAATCTAAGGTGATTTTCTGTAAAAGTCTTGACCCCTGATTTACATCATATCATCATCTTTTGTTGTAGTATGTCAAAGATGCAAACATATTTTAGGTCAAATTGACTCTTGAATTCGGATTCTTTATGTGCTATTATGTTGTGTATGAAAATTGACTTTTTAGTATTCAGGTTCTCTAGTTGCTAACTGAAACGGGAAATGATTTCATTTCCTTTTGGCAGAACAATGGGCTGCCATCAGTTATCTGTTGTGTCTCTGTACTCAGACCCTTAAGTCGTAAGGGTGTAAGGCTGTGTATGTTCGACCTCCCCTTACCCCGTTTACTAGAGTCGTTGAGGCATTTTGGCAATGTTGTTTGCTTATTTAGGTTGATGCTAAACGATTTTTTTTGTCTGCCACTCTTCCGGTCTATGTCTCATTAATCTCAGCTGCATTTAGGAAATTTGattaaagaattttttttttcatattataATTGCTTTTTATATGACATATCCAGGAGGGCCATGAGGAGGCTCAAGAAGAGCTGTCAAAGAAAGCAAAGTTCTTCTTCAGTGCCGCTGTACAAAACTGGGATGCTGAGTTTTATGTGAAAGTTGATGACAATATTGACCTTGATTTAGGTAAAGTGCTAAAAGTTTTTCCATCCTTGCCAAGGTTATACACATTCTCTCTTAATTTTGACATTCTAAAGAGCACTTTGTTTTTTTTGTAAATGGTCAGACGGCTTGATTGGACTTCTTGAGAGCCGGCGCGATCAACATAATGCTTATATTGGATGTATGAAGTCTGGAGATGTGATAAGTGAAGAGTAAATCTTATTCCATCTATATGTTAATATCTTATGTCACAATTTGAATATTTCTACCTATTGTAACAGATAGTGTCTTGCTAAAATGTTAGGATGCTTATGGTAGGTAGGTAATTATTTTCAGGGGAAAGCAATGGTATGAGCCTGACTGGTGGAAGTTTGGTGATCAGAAGACGTAAGTAGTTCAATTTTTCCCCAAGTTGCTCTTGTAGCATTTGGATGTTAATTTGCCTTTGGTTATGAACTGAAGACTTGAAATTGTCTAAAGTGAGACGGGATATGAGAGTTCGAAACTTGCAAACTTGGATATATACTCGTGCTCAAGAAACCTGCCTATTCAACCTGCCTACTTAAATGATGTTTGTTCTCATTCAGCCTGCCTACTTAAACAACAAAAACTTTACTTCAATACCTCAAAGGTTCTCACATATGGGGGTTGGGCCGTTGGGATTGGTTGAGGGGAGGGATTTCAGATTTACTTAACCTGCCCCTTTTATTACAACACAAAGAAACCTGCCTATTCAACTTCAAATAAAATCTGGAAAATCTGCTTACCATGCCGCCATAGTTCAATACCTGTACAGCTTGCTATTGCAACTTGCAAACACAAGCTAAAACTTAATTATTGTAGTGACATGATCAGTTGCTGTATTAATGTATTGATAACTGTTTTTTTTCATCAGGTATTTTCGGCATGCTGCTAGTTCATTGTTTATACTCTCCAAAGGTTTAGCAGAGTACATCTTCGTGAATAGGTATGTATTCCTTAAGTTTCGTCATTTCAAAGTTGGTTGCACTAATAGAATTTGTAGGAATTTTCTCCTATATGGAAAAGTGCCCCCTTAGAGGGTTTGCCGATTCTTTACTGGGCTTTATTTCTAATTGCATAAAGCACTAAATTTCAAGATTTGAGTCGTATAAAAGATATCATGGTTGCCCTTCTTGGTAGCGACGCTTTCAAGCTTATTATGGTATAGATATTCTGCGTCACATATTCACTTGTCAAAATCCAAAATTACGCCCATAGCTATTAATCTTTCATGTCCTGAAGTGTGCTTTGCAATTAGCTAAACTCATGATGCTAAAATTCTGTTATTTTTTGTAGTGTATCTTTGAAGTCCTATGCGCATGACGATACTTCAGTTGGTTCATGGATGATGGGATTGCAGTCGACGTACATTGATGATAATCGCCTTTGCTGTAGTACTTCTCGGCAAGGTACTTTGTTCTTGACACCAAAACCACCTTATTTTGCAAAAGTTGTTGAGCAGTTTGCCTAGTTCTAGTTTCATATTTGCAATCGTATGTCAAGTTCTTGTTTCTGCATTTTGGGAAGATAAGCGTCGAGGAAAGCTAGTAGTAGACTAGTAATATCCACTCATGGGCTTGTAAAGGATCAATCAGACTTGTGATTTTGTACCCAAAGACTCACAAGAGTTCATCCCGCTTTCATCAGTGTGTTTTTATTTCATGCCTAGTTATTAACTTTGTTCTCACCCTCTCTTTTACTCTCCTCCACATCATCTAAGACCAGCTTCAGTATCTATCCCAtttttactattttatttttgaacTTGGTATTACCACACTCGCCTGCATTTACACTACCCAATACGGATTACGTCAGTTTGTGAACGAAAGGGTTAACATTTAAGCACTCCATTTACAGATGGTTTACTCAAATTGGTAATCTGGTACATTGATATACCATGTAGTGGCTTCCTTTTGCCCGTTTCTCCTCTCGTTATTTTATATTTTTCACCATCCCGATACCTAACATACTCTTACTCTCTCAGTAAACCTACCTATATTTCCTGTTTGAGTCTGGTCGATCAGCTCTAGGATTCATAAGATTAACAATATTTAGTAATGTAGTGACGCTTTAGCTTACAAGTTGTTAGATCATTGTGTTGTGCTACCATCTTTATAGTGTGTTTTTGTTGTTGCAGATAAGGTATGCTTCTTGGCTTAACCAGAAGGACAGCGTTCAAATTCGTCGGATTTGGTTGGTATTCGTTCGCTTTATTTCTGCGGATCTAGTTGTCCACGGTTCTTTCGTTACACACAAGAGACTACATTGTGAAGATAGATGGTAGGGAGTAATTTTTTAGCAATCGTTTTTTTTGGGAACGAAGAGTTTTCTTCTTACAGGTATAGCTTTGTAGGTTCACTGCTAGGATTTTCAGAAGTCATACCCAATATTCTTGTTCATAATGGATTGTATTAGCTGTAGCGCTTTCATTTACATTGAATTCAGTGGCAAACTTGCAACTGTTGTAGTCACCAATACAAGGAAAACATTTTTTTCGCCCAGAAAGATTGTGTTTAACTGAGTCAACCCATCAAGGGATCTAATCGGCGGAGACAAAATAACTCATAAGAGATGATATAACGATGAATTTCGCTTTGTGTTAATAATTCAACTAGAGCGAGCAGATGAAAGATAACTCGACTAAAACTAGATGCAAACTACGTACTTGTAACTTGACTGAATGGAACCTGGAAATCTACTGAATTGAGTTGAACTAGATTTAAGGTGATTTTCAAGCCCTGTATGAAACCAATTCTTAATTATACCGAACTTAATTAAATTTTATGGAAGCTTAGAATAGCACATATATGAAGATAATGACCTGATCTTGAAATAAATTGGTAACATGACTAATAATACGATAGTAGCCGAAATCACGCAAAAGTCGTCGCTACTGTTAAAGATCGGCCGGAGAAAAAATCTTAAGTCGAGCCCTCTGATATTTTCACAGAAAAGGTAGAAAGTTTAAAAGATTGAAGCAGCTGGAAACCTTCATTGATTCAaatttttgaatttgaatttaTGATTTACATTTTGGGTAGCTGCATACTttggagaaagagaaagagcaTATTGTTAACATGCTAAGTTTAAACCTATGTTCATACAACAAAATAACCATTACATATGGGTCTTGGTGAGGCTAATTCTAACAAGAACACCAAAATTTGCATCCCTGCAATATTTTTCCATTTCACAAGGGACTTCAATGACGGAAATTCTTCAATCCGTAGAACTAAATCTCAGTTTTCATACTAAGTTGTGCATCCCTGCGCTTTCCATTTCATGATGGAACCGTAATGGTGGACGCTGTTCAATACATAAAACTTAATTTCGGTTTTGGTCACAGTGCGAGATTGGCTCTGTTGGCGCTGTGGCCTAATCTCACTAAATGCAGCGACTAACGTCAAAATGAGGTCTTGGTGATCTCCCAACCTCAAAACAGTATCTCAGTGTCATGACTTAGATTTAATTTAATACCATGGTTAAATCAAAATCTGTGGAAGCATTAAGGGGGACGGTTTCCATGAGACCCACATGGTTGATAACC
The Silene latifolia isolate original U9 population chromosome 11, ASM4854445v1, whole genome shotgun sequence genome window above contains:
- the LOC141612262 gene encoding hydroxyproline O-galactosyltransferase HPGT3 → MESSLPLTAAAAAKIERRIAVSGGGGGGGGGRLSSYYNSQPQSSSSSSSSSTFKPSLLLAFLSCFAWLYVAGRLWQDAENRTVLVNLLQKNLNQRPKVLTVEDKLVVLGCKDLEKRISEAEMDLTLAKSQGYLRNQPKQTGSTERKFLAVIGVYTGFGSHLKRNTFRGSWMPRGENLRKLEEKGVVIRFVIGRSPNRGDSLDRNIDDENQKTEDFLILEGHEEAQEELSKKAKFFFSAAVQNWDAEFYVKVDDNIDLDLDGLIGLLESRRDQHNAYIGCMKSGDVISEEGKQWYEPDWWKFGDQKTYFRHAASSLFILSKGLAEYIFVNSVSLKSYAHDDTSVGSWMMGLQSTYIDDNRLCCSTSRQDKVCFLA